TCACTTCCGATATCTGCTACTATCGCGCCTTGATCGACATAATTTGCTACTCGTTGTAAACGGGTGGATAAATTTGTTGCGTTCATGTATAACACCTATTCTTTCCCCAAAATAAAAACCTTTATTCCTAAGAATAAAGGTTTTTAGCTGTACTATTCAAGTGAGAAAACATATTCAGCCATTGCTTCGATATTTTCAGCTGGTACTAAACCAGCAGGCATACCGCCACGACCATTTGTAAGAACTTCAGCGATTTCTTCTTGAGATAATTTCGTATCTACTAAAGATGGAGCACTAGCACCAGTTAAGTCGCCACCGTGACAAGCGATACATTTACTTTGAGCAAATGCTTCTGGATCGAATTCAGCAGTTTCTTCTGTAGCTTCTCCTTCACCATGTCCTTCAGCGATTTCTTTTTTCTTTTCGACACCTTCAACTGATAAAAAGAAAATAAGACCGATACCAAAAGCCATAATTAATAAAAAAGCAACAATAGGATTCTTTTGCATTGTATTTACCTCCTTTTTTGTCATTCTAGCACTTATTCATATAGAATGAATCAACAAGCTAATTGTACTTCAAACAATGAAAAACGAAAAGCGTTATTGATTAAGTTTTCGCTTATTGTACCATTTTCGACAAAAACGTGAACTTAACAGCCGATTTGTCTTGCAATTACCATTTTTTGCACTTCGGAAGTACCCTCACCTATCTCAAGAAGTTTCGCATCACGTAGATAGCGTTCCACTTCATACTCTTTCATATACCCATATCCACCATGAATTTGAATGGCTTCATCACATACTTCCATTGCAATTTCAGAAGCATACAGTTTAGCCATAGATGCTTCTTTCGTAAACTTACGTCCTTGATCTTTAAGCCATGCTGCTTTATGCACCATTGTCCGAGCCAATTCAATTTTCAGCGCCATGTCAGCTAATTTAAATTGTGTAATTTGGAATTCGGATAACGTTTTTCCAAATTGCTTCCGTTCTTTTGAATAGTTTAGCGCACGATCAAATGCCGCCTGAGCAATACCTACAGCCATTGCCCCAATTCCGATCCGACCGCCGTCAAGCGTTACAAGGAATTGACGGAAACCTTCTCCACGTTTTCCTAATAAATTTGTTTTAGGGACTCGGACATTCTCCAAGACTAGTTCTGTTGTATTAGAAGCATTCAATCCCATTTTTTCGTAATTATCGATAATAGTGAACCCTTCTGCATCAGTTGGTACGATAATGGCACTAATTTCTTTTTTTCCATCTGTTTCACCTGTAATTGCTGTAATTGCTAAATGCTTGGCATGACTAGCATTTGTAATGTACACCTTACTACCATTTATAATGAAATCGTCCCCGTCTTCAACTGCTCTCGTTTGAGTTCCTCCAGCATCTGACCCTGCATTAGGCTCTGTTAAACCAAAAGCTCCAAACGAAGTACCTTCACAAATAGGGCGTAAATAATTTTGTTTTTGCTCTTCTGTTCCAAAAAGATTAAGTGGTGCACCACCAAGCGAAATATGTGCCGAGTATGTAATACCAGTAGAAGCACAAGCTCTACTTAACTCTTCCGTAACAATTGCAAAGCTAATTGTGTCCGCTCCTGCGCCGCCGTACTCTTCTGAAAATGGCAATCCCATCATTCCCATCTCAGAAAGTTGAGCAAATATTTCTTTAGGAAATTCCTTTGTTTTATCTCGTTCTATCGCTCCTGGTGCGACTACTTTATCCGCAAACTCTTTCATTGTTTTGCGAATCATTTGATGTTCTTGCGATAAGTCAAAATTCACGTCATCCAACCCCTTTAATTAATAAAACGCTTTCATTTTTCATTATAGCGTAAATTTTCGCACTTTCACATAATTTCTGTACTCTACTCAATCTTTTACTGTTTACTAATTTGTTCTCATTCTAAAAAAATAACAAAAAAATCACACCTATATTTAAATAAGTGTGATGCATTTTTTATGTAAGAATAATACGATAAAGGATAATTAGAACAAGCGCTAACGATCCGCTCAATGTAAAATAATGAAGTTTTAATTTTACACCAATAAAAATCCAAGAAAAGCAATTACCAATTAGCAGGAGAATAAGAAGTAATGGGTATTCCGGAAAATAAGAAGTCCACACTTTTAAGGAAATTCCCAACAAAACAAATGCTCCTACAATGTAACTTATTGGGATGAAAAAGTTTTTCGCCGAAGCACCTTTTTTCCAAATATAATAAATACAAGAAAAAATAAAAACAGCTCCGATCACGATAGAAATGGCAGGAGCAAGAAATGGTAGAAACAAACTTCCTACGATAGCCATAGCTACGAAGACCAAAAAGATAAGATTTCGTGTCTTCTTCATTTTTTCTTTCGCTAAGACAGAATGTGTAATCGCGTCTTGATTTTCGGAATTCTCCGAATCACCTTCACTATAAAGAGCGTGTAAAAAATCACAATAATGCTCTGGAAGAAGGTGATTCGATTTCCAAAAGGAGATTTCATTTAGAATAATTCTCTTTTTTTGTTCATTCACAAGGCAACCCTGCTTTTACTCTAAGAAGTCTTTTAAACGTTTACTTCTAGAAGGATGTCGTAGCTTTCTAAGCGCTTTAGCTTCTATTTGACGAATTCGCTCCCGAGTAACGCCAAATACTTTTCCTACTTCTTCTAATGTGCGTGTTCGCCCATCATCAAGCCCGAATCGAAGTCTCAGAACATTTTCTTCCCGATCTGTTAATGTATCTAATACATCCTCTAGTTGCTCTTTTAACAATTCATAAGCAGCGTGATCAGAAGGAGACTGCGCATCCGAATCTTCAATGAAATCACCTAAATGAGAATCATCTTCTTCTCCAATCGGTGTTTCAAGAGAAACTGGCTCTTGCGCAATTTTAAGGATTTCACGAACTTTTTCAGCAGGCAATTCCATTTCTTCACCGATTTCTTCAGGTGAAGGTTCACGTCCAAGATCTTGAAGAAGTTGGCGCTGCACGCGAATCAATTTATTAATTGTTTCAACCATATGCACTGGAATACGGATTGTTCTCGCTTGGTCAGCGATGGCACGTGTGATTGCTTGTCTAATCCACCAGGTCGCATACGTACTAAATTTAAATCCTTTGCGATAGTCGAACTTTTCAACTGCTTTAATCAAACCCATATTTCCTTCTTGGATTAAATCGAGGAACAACATGCCCCGTCCAACATAGCGTTTTGCAATACTTACTACTAATCGTAAATTTGCTTCCGCTAGTCGTTTTTTTGCTTCTTCGTCACCTTTTTCAATTTTTTTCGCTAATTCAATTTCTTCTTCTGCGGATAATAGATCGACACGTCCAATTTCTTTTAAGTACATACGGACTGGATCATTGATTTTGACACCTGGAGGTACACTTAAATCATTTAAGTCAAATGTCTCTTCTTCACTCTGCGCCTTTTTCAATTGTTTTTCTAAGTCTTCTTCGTCTCCATCTTTTCTACCAAGCTCTACATTTTGTGCTTCTAATTGTTCGATGAATTCTTCAATTTGATCTGATTCCAACTCGAAAACGGATAATTTTTCCGCAATGTCACCTAAAGTAAGTTCTCCGGATTTTTTCCCTAACTCAAGTAGAGATTTTTTTGCTTCCTCCAACGTCATTTCGTTTTCGGTTTCTTTTACTCGTTCTGTTTTCTCTGCCATGCTAACGTCCTCCTCAACTGCGAATGATCCTATATCGTATCAAGCGATCTTTTTAACTCAATGACTTCTCTTGCAAGTTTTAGCGCTATTCCTATATCATTTGCTTTTTCTGCCTCTTTTGATTCATACATCTTCTGTTCAATTAACAGAAAAATTTTATGTTTACGAATTTGTCGTAGAGAATCTTCAATTTCTTCTCTGACATGTTCCGGATCTTTTTCTAATAAGCTTGCATCTAATACTAATTTTCGAAGTTCTGCATCTTGTATAACTTCGATAAATCGTTGTATGTCCAATTGTCTATACTTATCGAGAAAACCAATTAATTGTAAATACAGTGAGTTGTACTGATCATGAATGAACAAAGGAATACCAATCTCATCATGTAATCTTGATACTAAATCTTCGTCCTCCAATAAATGAGATAGAAGATTTTTCTCTGCTCGGTGAATAGCAGATTGTTTCGGCGTGGACTTCACCACTATTTCCATCGATTCTTGTTGGTGTGTGGCGGTAGTTTGTTTCATCCCTCTTTCCACTTTTACTAATTGACGGGACAAATTTTCGACCGATAAGTTCACTTCATTGGAAAGTTGCTTGACATACAATTCTTTTTCTAGTGGATTAGCAAAAGTTGCAAGAAGTTCAAGCACCTCATGCACATATTGCAGTAAATCATTCTCAAATTGAAAATTTTTGTTTTTCTTACTTGCTAACATTTGAAATGCAAGAAATGCGTATCCTTTTGAGGAAAGCAAATCTTGAAAAGCGTTAGCTCCATTCGCCTGCACATAATCATCCGGGTCCATATTATCTGGTAGAAGTATTACTTCCGTTTTCAATTTTTCAAGTTGTAACATCTTCGAAGCTTTCACAGCTGCTTGCATACCAGCTTGATCTCCGTCATAACAAATTAATACCCTATTTGTCAGCATTCTTAACTTTCGTATATGGCTAGAAGTCAAAGAAGTGCCCATCGTTGCTACACAATGATAGACTCCTGTTTTAGCTGCAGCTAATACATCCATAAATCCTTCCATGACGATAACTTGTTGCTTTTTACGTATGGATGCTCTAGCTTTGTCTAAATGATACAAAAGTTCACTTTTATGAAATATTGGAGATTCAGGACTGTTTAAATATTTTGCTTCCGTCTCATTGGCATCGATTATTCTTCCTGAGAAACCTACAACGTTCCCGAATTCGTCTTTAATAGGAAACATTATTCTTCCTCTAAAACGGTCAAAATACTCTTTGGCCCCTTCTTTTTGAATGACCAACCCACTTTTAGAAAGATTTTCTAAATCGTAACCTTTCTGAAGGAGAAGATTAACAAGCGCATCCCAATTAGGGAGAGACCATCCTATAGAATACTCTTCCATAAGTTCCCTTGAAAATCCTCTTTCTTCGAGATAACGATATGCAGATTCCCCTTCTTCCGTGTTGATCAAGAGGTGATGAAAATAATCCATTGCAAATTGATGGGCATCTATCATTTGCTGCTCTTCATCAGAACGTCTAGCACTTCCAGTAGTGACACTTTCTTCTTCTATGTCTAACTCAATACCTACTTGTTTCGCTAATTTTCCAATTGCTTCTTGAAATCCAATGTGTTCAATATCCATTATAAAGGTGATGGCATTTCCGCCAGCCCCACAACCAAAACAATGGAAAATTTGTTTTTCTTGAGAGACAGAAAAAGATGGTGATTTTTCCCCATGGAAAGGACATAAACCAAACCAATTTCGTCCTTTTTTTGTCAATTGAACGTATGCTGAAACGACATCGACTACATCAACGGAAGATCGTATTTGTTCAATTGTTTCTTCTGGTATCTTTATCAAATTAACATCTCCATCTTGTAATCTAACAATAGGAATTCGAGATAATTAATGAAAATCCTGCAAAATTCGACATATTTATTGAAAAAAACTTTTTTATTTTCGTTATCTTGTACATCTTTCGTGAAAATAGACCATTGGGAAAATAGTTTTAC
The Paenisporosarcina cavernae genome window above contains:
- the cccA gene encoding cytochrome c550 encodes the protein MQKNPIVAFLLIMAFGIGLIFFLSVEGVEKKKEIAEGHGEGEATEETAEFDPEAFAQSKCIACHGGDLTGASAPSLVDTKLSQEEIAEVLTNGRGGMPAGLVPAENIEAMAEYVFSLE
- a CDS encoding acyl-CoA dehydrogenase family protein, translated to MNFDLSQEHQMIRKTMKEFADKVVAPGAIERDKTKEFPKEIFAQLSEMGMMGLPFSEEYGGAGADTISFAIVTEELSRACASTGITYSAHISLGGAPLNLFGTEEQKQNYLRPICEGTSFGAFGLTEPNAGSDAGGTQTRAVEDGDDFIINGSKVYITNASHAKHLAITAITGETDGKKEISAIIVPTDAEGFTIIDNYEKMGLNASNTTELVLENVRVPKTNLLGKRGEGFRQFLVTLDGGRIGIGAMAVGIAQAAFDRALNYSKERKQFGKTLSEFQITQFKLADMALKIELARTMVHKAAWLKDQGRKFTKEASMAKLYASEIAMEVCDEAIQIHGGYGYMKEYEVERYLRDAKLLEIGEGTSEVQKMVIARQIGC
- the rpoD gene encoding RNA polymerase sigma factor RpoD, coding for MAEKTERVKETENEMTLEEAKKSLLELGKKSGELTLGDIAEKLSVFELESDQIEEFIEQLEAQNVELGRKDGDEEDLEKQLKKAQSEEETFDLNDLSVPPGVKINDPVRMYLKEIGRVDLLSAEEEIELAKKIEKGDEEAKKRLAEANLRLVVSIAKRYVGRGMLFLDLIQEGNMGLIKAVEKFDYRKGFKFSTYATWWIRQAITRAIADQARTIRIPVHMVETINKLIRVQRQLLQDLGREPSPEEIGEEMELPAEKVREILKIAQEPVSLETPIGEEDDSHLGDFIEDSDAQSPSDHAAYELLKEQLEDVLDTLTDREENVLRLRFGLDDGRTRTLEEVGKVFGVTRERIRQIEAKALRKLRHPSRSKRLKDFLE
- the dnaG gene encoding DNA primase; protein product: MIKIPEETIEQIRSSVDVVDVVSAYVQLTKKGRNWFGLCPFHGEKSPSFSVSQEKQIFHCFGCGAGGNAITFIMDIEHIGFQEAIGKLAKQVGIELDIEEESVTTGSARRSDEEQQMIDAHQFAMDYFHHLLINTEEGESAYRYLEERGFSRELMEEYSIGWSLPNWDALVNLLLQKGYDLENLSKSGLVIQKEGAKEYFDRFRGRIMFPIKDEFGNVVGFSGRIIDANETEAKYLNSPESPIFHKSELLYHLDKARASIRKKQQVIVMEGFMDVLAAAKTGVYHCVATMGTSLTSSHIRKLRMLTNRVLICYDGDQAGMQAAVKASKMLQLEKLKTEVILLPDNMDPDDYVQANGANAFQDLLSSKGYAFLAFQMLASKKNKNFQFENDLLQYVHEVLELLATFANPLEKELYVKQLSNEVNLSVENLSRQLVKVERGMKQTTATHQQESMEIVVKSTPKQSAIHRAEKNLLSHLLEDEDLVSRLHDEIGIPLFIHDQYNSLYLQLIGFLDKYRQLDIQRFIEVIQDAELRKLVLDASLLEKDPEHVREEIEDSLRQIRKHKIFLLIEQKMYESKEAEKANDIGIALKLAREVIELKRSLDTI